One Silene latifolia isolate original U9 population chromosome 4, ASM4854445v1, whole genome shotgun sequence DNA segment encodes these proteins:
- the LOC141651947 gene encoding uncharacterized protein LOC141651947 yields MGLLWLKQITEQKNRKENGFLASYFRCKRHGLPPPTDDPEKPRRSQKCSCMFRIRAVQNYMVKNDQVTIVWNIITSEGGGLHNQHVAVYKEGDRHFAGLDAEEKAYVRQQTMAEVLPRDIKNGLHLKTPEKPQPSSTQIYNETRKIRQEVRGERNTAQHMLALAVEAKYVHWHESYSETKEITHVFTAHPDSVMLFRGYPYVVNMDSMHNTNIYKNPIIEMVGVTPTGSSFLIACSMLPTESEECYKWLLNK; encoded by the coding sequence ATGGGtttgctttggttaaagcaaataaCTGAGCAaaaaaacagaaaagaaaacgGGTTTTTGGCAAGTTATTTTCGATGTAAAAGACATGGGCTACCCCCGCCAACGGATGATCCAGAAAAGCCAAGGAGGTCGCAGAAGTGTTCATGCATGTTCCGTATTCGTGCTGTGCAAAATTACATGGTTAAAAATGATCAAGTGACGATAGTTTGGAACATTATAACCTCCGAGGGTGGCGGACTACACAACCAACACGTAGCAGTTTATAAGGAAGGGGATCGGCATTTCGCGGGATTGGATGCGGAAGAAAAGGCATATGTTAGGCAACAAACTATGGCCGAGGTTCTACCGAGGGATATTAAAAATGGTCTTCATTTGAAAACCCCCGAAAAACCTCAACCGTCAAGCACCCAGATATATAACGAGACAAGGAAAATTAGGCAAGAAGTAAGGGGTGAAAGAAACACCGCTCAACATATGTTGGCTCTAGCGGTAGAAGCGAAATACGTGCATTGGCATGAGAGTTATTCCGAGACAAAAGAGATCACACATGTTTTCACGGCACATCCTGATTCCGTGATGTTGTTCCGGGGTTATCCTTACGTGGTAAACATGGATTCGATGCATAATACCAACATATACAAGAATCCAATTATTGAGATGGTTGGTGTCACACCCACCGGTTCGTCGTTCTTAATTGCATGTTCGATGCTTCCTACCGAGTCTGAGGAGTGTTACAAGTGGTTGTTGAATAAGTGA